The following are from one region of the Deinococcus radiopugnans ATCC 19172 genome:
- a CDS encoding alpha/beta fold hydrolase, which produces MSETLRGAGLEAGAGPGEWVFSAQATFSGVDVPLRLGAQSWGTLNAARDNAVLVCHYYTGTMRAAGTNPDGTPGWWAALIGPGLPLDTDRFFVICMNTPSNVQARDSGIVTTGPDTPHPDGETWGPRFPDWDFGDLHAIQLGLMQALGVARWHAVAGPSLGGLQALQWAARTPELAPRVAAVAASPHVGPALRDAFTPLLRQVAQVGGLEEALRVITFFGLGADGLEALFRNADLGAYLAARSGTASLPHILDIARLVGTHDLAGVTPHPEMFAHWAASGLRLLTVNIAGDQFFPAAEMRGFAQASAAAGVNHTHLEFASGQGHLGCVNDTAAFAAQMHALLNAPATPVLAAAGAVGSELSGV; this is translated from the coding sequence ATGAGTGAGACGCTGCGGGGGGCGGGGCTGGAAGCGGGCGCGGGACCGGGCGAGTGGGTCTTCTCGGCCCAGGCGACGTTTTCGGGTGTGGACGTGCCGCTGCGGCTGGGCGCGCAGTCGTGGGGGACGCTCAACGCGGCGCGCGACAATGCCGTGCTGGTCTGCCATTACTACACCGGTACCATGCGCGCCGCAGGAACGAATCCGGACGGCACACCCGGCTGGTGGGCTGCTCTCATTGGGCCGGGCCTGCCGCTGGACACAGACCGCTTTTTTGTCATCTGCATGAATACGCCGTCCAACGTGCAGGCCCGTGACTCCGGCATCGTGACCACCGGCCCGGACACCCCCCACCCGGACGGCGAGACCTGGGGACCGCGATTTCCAGACTGGGATTTTGGCGATCTGCACGCCATTCAGCTGGGACTGATGCAGGCGCTGGGAGTAGCGCGCTGGCATGCGGTGGCCGGTCCCAGCCTGGGCGGCCTGCAGGCCCTGCAGTGGGCGGCCCGCACCCCCGAACTCGCGCCGCGCGTGGCGGCGGTGGCGGCCAGTCCGCACGTCGGCCCGGCCCTGCGCGACGCCTTCACGCCCCTGCTGCGTCAGGTGGCCCAGGTGGGCGGTCTGGAGGAGGCGCTGCGCGTGATCACCTTTTTCGGGCTGGGGGCAGACGGGCTGGAAGCCCTGTTCCGCAACGCCGACCTGGGGGCCTACCTGGCTGCGCGCTCGGGCACGGCCAGCCTGCCGCACATCCTGGACATCGCGCGGCTGGTGGGCACCCACGATCTGGCGGGGGTGACCCCGCACCCCGAAATGTTCGCCCACTGGGCCGCATCAGGCTTGCGGCTGCTGACCGTGAATATCGCCGGGGACCAGTTCTTCCCCGCCGCCGAGATGCGGGGCTTCGCCCAGGCCTCGGCGGCGGCGGGCGTGAATCACACCCATCTGGAATTCGCCTCTGGGCAGGGCCATCTGGGCTGCGTGAACGACACGGCGGCCTTTGCCGCACAGATGCACGCCTTGCTGAATGCTCCCGCCACGCCCGTGCTGGCGGCTGCGGGCGCTGTGGGTAGCGAGTTGTCTGGTGTGTAA